Proteins co-encoded in one Flavobacterium fluviale genomic window:
- a CDS encoding MBL fold metallo-hydrolase — MKLHHLRNATLVIETEKHVILVDPMLGKRKTIPPFTIFRYKPKRNPLVALPKNSREILSRVTHCLITHLHPDHIDKAGEVFLRRKSVPVICSSKDEKALLQRGLTVIQTLEYWEPQKFLDGKITGIPAIHGYGFISRLMGNVMGFLIELADQKSIYVSSDTIFTEHVEKVLTQFKPDISIVACGTARLDIGQPLLMRMDDILKFATLAPGKVLANHIEALNHCPTTRLQLRTALSDHGLLTKTSIPKDGECVEY; from the coding sequence ATGAAATTACATCATTTGCGAAATGCCACTTTGGTGATTGAAACAGAAAAGCATGTCATTTTAGTGGACCCAATGTTAGGCAAAAGAAAAACGATTCCGCCTTTTACTATTTTTAGATACAAGCCCAAAAGAAATCCGCTGGTGGCACTGCCAAAAAACAGCCGTGAAATATTAAGCCGAGTTACACATTGCTTAATTACTCATTTGCATCCAGATCATATTGATAAAGCCGGCGAAGTATTTTTACGAAGAAAAAGTGTTCCTGTAATCTGCAGCTCTAAGGACGAAAAAGCACTTCTTCAAAGAGGACTGACCGTTATTCAAACTTTAGAATATTGGGAACCTCAAAAATTTTTAGACGGAAAAATAACTGGAATTCCTGCCATTCATGGTTATGGTTTTATTTCTAGATTAATGGGAAATGTAATGGGATTTCTTATCGAATTGGCAGATCAAAAATCAATTTATGTTAGTTCTGACACTATTTTTACCGAACATGTCGAAAAAGTTCTGACACAGTTTAAACCAGATATTTCGATTGTCGCCTGCGGTACTGCACGATTAGATATCGGACAGCCGTTATTAATGCGAATGGATGACATTTTGAAATTTGCAACCCTTGCTCCAGGAAAAGTTCTGGCCAATCATATCGAAGCTTTAAATCATTGTCCTACAACGAGATTGCAATTACGAACTGCTCTTTCAGATCATGGACTTTTAACCAAAACTTCCATTCCGAAAGACGGGGAATGTGTTGAATATTAA
- the bglX gene encoding beta-glucosidase BglX codes for MKNKKIITIGVFALFTIGNMNAQKKPYLDKNKTVEQRIDLFLPLMTLEEKVGQMNQYNGFWDVTGPAPKGGTAELKYEHLRKGLVGSMLTVRGVKEVRAVQKIAVEETRLGIPLIIGFDVIHGYKTLSPIPLAEAASWDLEAIKKSAAIAADEASASGINWTFGPNVDVANDARWGRVMEGAGEDPYLGSKVGYARVKGFQGETVADLQKVNTIAACAKHFAAYGYVEAGLEYNIVDISNSKLYNSVLPPFEATVEAGVRTFMNSFNTLNGVPATGNAFLQRDILKGKWKFDGFVISDYASIREMIAHGYAKDEADATAKAVIAGSDMDMESYLYVAKLVDLVKSGKVKEALVDDAVRRILRVKFELGLFDDPYRYCDEKREKEVVGSKANNDGVLDMAKKSIVLLKNDKNLLPLKKSGQKIALIGALANDKNSPLGSWRIAASDDTAVSVLEGMQQYKDNQLTFEKGVDLLKQKATFLTETVFNTTDKSGFEAAKTAAKNADVVIMVLGEYGFQSGEGRSRTDLNLPGLQQELLEEIYKVNPNVVLVLNNGRPLSIPWAAENIPAIVEAWHLGTQTGNAVAQVLYGDYNPSGKLPMSFPRNVGQVPIYYNKYSTGRPIDSDKNVFWSHYMDVEKTPQFPFGFGLSYTKFDYKNLKLNKTAFAKGEKVEVSVEVTNSGNYDGKEVVQLYIHDEFASIVRPIKELKGFELVNLKKGETKTVNFTLTDKELGFYNNEGNYLVEPGTFKIMVGGSSDKGLQGGFEIKE; via the coding sequence ATGAAAAATAAAAAAATAATAACTATTGGGGTTTTTGCCCTTTTTACGATTGGAAATATGAATGCACAAAAAAAGCCGTATCTGGATAAAAATAAAACTGTTGAGCAGCGCATAGATTTGTTTTTGCCGTTAATGACGCTGGAGGAAAAAGTTGGACAGATGAACCAATATAACGGTTTTTGGGATGTAACGGGACCAGCACCAAAAGGCGGAACAGCGGAATTAAAATACGAACATTTAAGAAAAGGACTAGTGGGTTCAATGCTGACGGTTCGTGGCGTGAAAGAAGTTCGTGCCGTACAGAAAATTGCAGTTGAAGAAACGCGATTAGGAATTCCGTTAATTATTGGCTTTGATGTTATACATGGTTATAAAACGTTAAGCCCGATTCCGTTGGCAGAAGCTGCGAGTTGGGATTTAGAAGCGATTAAAAAATCGGCAGCAATTGCAGCAGATGAAGCTTCGGCATCTGGAATTAACTGGACTTTTGGACCAAACGTAGATGTCGCAAATGATGCGCGCTGGGGACGTGTGATGGAAGGTGCAGGGGAAGATCCGTATTTGGGAAGTAAAGTGGGGTATGCAAGAGTAAAAGGTTTTCAAGGAGAAACCGTTGCAGATCTTCAGAAAGTAAATACGATTGCGGCTTGCGCGAAACACTTTGCGGCTTATGGTTATGTTGAAGCTGGATTGGAATATAATATTGTGGATATCAGCAATTCTAAATTGTACAACTCGGTTTTGCCTCCTTTTGAAGCTACGGTTGAAGCGGGAGTTCGTACGTTTATGAATTCGTTTAATACTTTGAATGGTGTGCCGGCAACGGGAAATGCTTTTCTGCAAAGAGATATTTTAAAAGGAAAATGGAAGTTTGACGGATTTGTAATTTCTGATTATGCTTCGATTCGTGAAATGATCGCGCACGGATATGCAAAAGATGAAGCCGATGCAACTGCAAAAGCCGTAATTGCGGGTTCTGATATGGATATGGAATCGTACTTATATGTGGCAAAATTGGTTGATTTGGTAAAATCAGGAAAGGTAAAAGAAGCTTTGGTTGATGATGCCGTTCGCAGAATTCTACGAGTGAAATTTGAATTGGGATTATTTGATGATCCGTACAGATATTGCGATGAAAAACGCGAAAAAGAAGTTGTTGGAAGTAAAGCCAACAACGACGGCGTTTTGGATATGGCGAAAAAATCAATCGTTTTGTTGAAGAATGATAAGAACTTGCTTCCGCTAAAGAAATCTGGACAGAAAATAGCTTTGATCGGAGCTTTAGCAAATGATAAAAACAGTCCGTTGGGAAGTTGGAGAATTGCCGCTTCCGATGATACTGCGGTTTCAGTTTTAGAAGGTATGCAGCAATATAAAGACAATCAGCTGACTTTTGAAAAAGGAGTAGATTTATTAAAACAAAAAGCGACTTTTTTAACTGAAACAGTTTTCAACACTACAGATAAAAGCGGATTTGAAGCAGCTAAAACTGCAGCAAAAAATGCCGATGTTGTCATAATGGTTTTAGGCGAATATGGTTTCCAAAGCGGTGAGGGAAGAAGTAGAACAGATTTGAATCTTCCAGGTTTACAGCAGGAATTATTAGAAGAAATCTATAAAGTGAATCCGAATGTAGTTTTGGTTTTAAATAATGGTCGTCCATTAAGTATTCCATGGGCAGCAGAAAATATTCCGGCAATTGTAGAAGCTTGGCATTTGGGAACTCAGACTGGAAATGCAGTGGCGCAGGTCTTATACGGAGATTATAACCCAAGTGGAAAACTGCCAATGTCATTTCCTAGAAATGTGGGTCAGGTGCCGATTTATTATAACAAATACAGCACAGGAAGACCAATTGACAGCGATAAAAATGTTTTTTGGTCGCATTATATGGATGTGGAGAAAACGCCTCAATTTCCGTTTGGTTTTGGATTGAGTTACACGAAATTTGATTATAAAAACTTGAAATTGAATAAAACTGCTTTCGCAAAAGGAGAAAAAGTGGAGGTAAGTGTTGAAGTAACTAATTCAGGAAATTATGATGGAAAAGAAGTAGTGCAATTATATATTCATGATGAATTTGCAAGTATCGTTCGCCCAATAAAAGAATTAAAAGGCTTTGAATTGGTGAATCTTAAAAAGGGTGAAACTAAAACGGTAAATTTTACTTTAACGGATAAAGAACTTGGTTTTTATAATAATGAAGGAAATTATTTAGTTGAACCGGGAACTTTTAAAATTATGGTTGGAGGAAGTTCTGATAAAGGTTTACAGGGTGGTTTTGAGATAAAAGAATAG
- a CDS encoding SGNH/GDSL hydrolase family protein: MFPKKIALLISFLLISIVSTSQTQNSSKTFLYHGRIDKLQNDNVILIGTASSVSFNFIGNECSIALQSVDSYQHHNYVQVVLDGKYIGKIRIEKGDVQTFPIKVTSNKKEHRLEIYKNTEAQSGNILFAGTTAKLTTISFKKKKKIEFIGDSITCGAASDPSDIPCDKGEYMDHHNSYYAYGPRLSRTLGVDYLMSCVSGIGMYRNWNDENKDEAIMPDIYPNLYLTKDPSKPKYDFAFQPDIISIALGTNDFSGGDGKKERLAFNPEKYVSNYINFIKMLYQHNPNVQIVITNSPMVGGERAVVFEDCLNKVKSAFDSDKTHKPIQIFKFKPMTPKGCSGHPDVADHKVLADEYAPFLKSLLHEK; the protein is encoded by the coding sequence ATGTTTCCCAAAAAAATAGCTCTTTTAATTTCGTTTTTGCTGATTTCGATCGTTTCGACTTCGCAAACGCAAAATTCAAGTAAAACTTTTTTATACCATGGCCGAATTGATAAACTTCAAAACGATAATGTCATTTTGATAGGGACTGCATCTTCGGTTTCGTTTAATTTTATTGGAAATGAATGTTCAATTGCACTTCAAAGTGTAGATTCTTATCAACATCATAATTATGTTCAGGTGGTTTTGGATGGAAAATATATTGGGAAAATCAGGATAGAAAAAGGCGATGTTCAGACATTTCCAATAAAAGTGACTTCAAACAAGAAAGAACATCGTTTAGAAATCTATAAAAATACAGAAGCGCAAAGCGGTAATATTTTATTTGCAGGAACAACGGCAAAACTGACTACAATTTCTTTTAAAAAGAAAAAGAAAATCGAATTTATCGGTGATTCAATTACTTGTGGCGCGGCAAGTGATCCGTCTGATATTCCTTGTGATAAAGGAGAATATATGGATCATCACAACAGTTATTATGCATACGGACCAAGACTTTCGAGAACACTTGGTGTCGATTATTTAATGAGCTGTGTGTCTGGAATCGGAATGTATCGCAACTGGAATGACGAAAACAAAGACGAAGCAATAATGCCGGATATTTATCCGAATTTATATTTAACGAAAGATCCTTCGAAACCTAAATATGATTTTGCTTTTCAGCCGGATATTATAAGTATTGCTTTAGGAACCAATGATTTTTCTGGTGGAGACGGAAAAAAAGAACGCCTTGCATTTAATCCTGAAAAGTATGTTTCGAATTACATCAATTTCATCAAAATGTTATACCAACACAATCCGAATGTGCAGATTGTAATTACGAATAGTCCAATGGTTGGCGGAGAAAGAGCAGTTGTTTTTGAAGATTGTCTGAACAAAGTAAAATCAGCATTCGATTCTGATAAAACACACAAACCTATTCAGATTTTCAAATTTAAGCCGATGACACCAAAAGGTTGTTCAGGACATCCAGATGTGGCAGATCATAAAGTTTTGGCTGATGAATATGCTCCATTTTTAAAAAGCTTATTACATGAAAAATAA
- a CDS encoding sensor histidine kinase, producing the protein MKINKLNSIILLGLVAIISILVAQLLWTKEAFTIEQKKLSQKAHIALLEVAKKLYEGTNHELPVQNPVQKISNDYYIVNVDNEFEPEILEFYLKTEFKKMNITTDFEYAMYNCQSDEMIYGDYIALSKKEKCKKSVYFPKHKNLVYYFAVRFPNETTYLFSSMRFWFVLSTALILILLIYVYSIFKLLQQKKYSELQRDFINNMTHEFKTPLASILIASKYLIEQKPIKEDKKLFTYTDIIINQGNKLNGHIEKILNIAKSDYKPLELKKESILIVPIIEEAISNINLKYPEAVFKIETSSNDYAIETDTFHFANLVYNLLDNAVKYCSVKPEVTIKITEEKNCLKLEFIDNGIGITPKKISFIFDKFYRVQNEKSNEVNGFGLGLYYVKEICTLQNWKIKAENNVEKGVTITLSIPYKK; encoded by the coding sequence TTGAAAATTAATAAACTCAACAGCATCATTCTATTAGGGTTGGTGGCCATAATAAGTATTTTGGTTGCGCAGCTGTTATGGACAAAAGAGGCTTTTACTATAGAACAGAAAAAACTGAGCCAGAAAGCACATATTGCTTTATTGGAAGTGGCAAAAAAGCTTTATGAAGGAACAAACCATGAACTGCCGGTACAGAATCCCGTACAGAAAATATCGAACGACTATTATATCGTAAATGTCGACAATGAATTTGAACCCGAGATTTTAGAATTTTATCTCAAAACGGAATTCAAAAAAATGAATATCACTACAGATTTTGAATACGCAATGTATAATTGTCAGAGTGATGAAATGATTTATGGGGATTATATTGCACTTTCTAAAAAGGAGAAATGCAAAAAAAGCGTCTATTTCCCTAAACATAAAAATCTTGTCTATTATTTTGCTGTTCGTTTTCCAAATGAAACTACATATTTATTTAGCTCCATGCGTTTTTGGTTTGTCCTTTCAACCGCTTTAATTTTGATTTTGCTCATTTACGTTTATTCTATTTTTAAACTTTTGCAGCAAAAAAAATATTCAGAGTTACAGCGCGATTTCATCAATAACATGACGCACGAATTTAAGACACCATTGGCTTCAATTCTGATTGCATCTAAATATTTAATTGAACAAAAACCTATTAAGGAAGACAAAAAGCTTTTTACCTATACCGATATAATTATCAATCAAGGAAATAAATTAAATGGGCACATCGAGAAAATTCTAAATATTGCTAAGTCCGATTATAAGCCATTAGAACTTAAAAAAGAGAGTATTTTAATTGTTCCGATAATTGAAGAAGCGATTTCAAATATCAATTTAAAATATCCCGAAGCTGTTTTTAAAATTGAAACTTCATCCAATGATTATGCAATAGAAACTGATACTTTTCATTTTGCCAATTTAGTTTATAATTTATTGGATAATGCTGTAAAATACTGCAGCGTAAAACCAGAAGTAACAATCAAAATTACAGAAGAAAAAAATTGTTTAAAACTTGAGTTTATTGATAATGGAATTGGGATTACTCCTAAAAAAATATCTTTTATCTTTGATAAGTTTTACCGTGTCCAAAACGAAAAAAGCAACGAAGTAAACGGATTTGGTCTCGGTTTATATTATGTAAAAGAAATCTGTACGCTGCAGAACTGGAAAATAAAAGCTGAAAACAATGTTGAAAAAGGCGTAACAATAACCTTATCAATTCCTTATAAAAAATGA
- a CDS encoding C40 family peptidase encodes MKSILYIFLLPLFLFSSFTVKREEKQKITQNPKIKAEIDRDSIIAYAKEYLGTPYLYAGSNPKKGFDCSGFVSYVYSNFGLTLPRSSSGYKNLGKALKPEDFKVGDILVFYGYKDRTIVGHLGIICEANGMHSKFIHASSGKAQQVTITALDTEHYTKRFYKCIDVLSK; translated from the coding sequence ATGAAATCGATCCTTTATATTTTTTTACTTCCTCTTTTTTTATTTTCTTCTTTTACTGTGAAAAGAGAAGAGAAACAAAAAATAACTCAAAATCCTAAAATTAAAGCCGAAATTGATCGGGATTCTATTATTGCATATGCCAAAGAATATTTGGGAACACCTTACTTGTACGCAGGCAGTAACCCGAAAAAAGGTTTTGACTGCTCTGGTTTTGTAAGTTATGTGTATAGCAATTTTGGTTTGACATTGCCAAGAAGTTCGAGCGGTTATAAGAATTTGGGAAAAGCTCTAAAACCTGAAGATTTTAAGGTTGGAGATATTTTAGTTTTTTACGGTTACAAAGACAGAACTATTGTTGGCCACCTTGGAATTATATGCGAAGCTAACGGAATGCATTCTAAATTTATTCACGCTTCATCTGGAAAAGCACAACAAGTTACGATTACAGCTCTTGATACAGAACATTATACCAAACGTTTTTATAAATGTATTGATGTTTTATCTAAGTAG
- a CDS encoding sialate O-acetylesterase — translation MKNNIYKFVFFLLISSTMMANVSLPNIFSDNMVLQRNSEVKVWGWANPKEEIKLVSGWNNQEYKTVANNQAKWEITIKTPEAGGPFSISIKGYNEVILKNILIGEVWLCSGQSNMEMSASWGIDNGEEEMKNASNSNIRFFTVPKLTAESPQNNLLGNWTESTPETMKYFSAIGYFFAKRLREDLKNVPIGLISSNWGGTPAEIWMPEDVVNNDTLLLENAKKLNEQEYGPRQPGRAYNAMIYPIVGFKIAGTLWYQGESNVGSLVYDKTLGALITSWRKEWKDDFPFYYVQIAPFKTGTNNFSNVTVRDSQRKLLKEVSKTGMVVISDISDTIDIHPKNKKDVGIRLAKLALAETYKVNSNLVNGPLFKDIKIEKNKVVVSFDYADGLYFKDKKSNQFEVAGTDGVFYPAEASIKNNEVILTSKKVTSPAKVRFAWGNTIQSDLFNKANLPASSFTSEF, via the coding sequence ATGAAAAATAATATTTATAAGTTTGTTTTCTTTCTATTGATTTCCAGTACTATGATGGCAAACGTTTCGCTTCCGAATATTTTTAGTGATAATATGGTTTTACAGCGCAATTCTGAAGTGAAAGTTTGGGGTTGGGCAAATCCAAAAGAGGAAATAAAACTGGTTTCTGGCTGGAATAATCAGGAATATAAAACCGTTGCCAATAATCAGGCAAAATGGGAAATCACGATTAAAACTCCAGAGGCTGGCGGACCTTTTTCTATTTCGATAAAAGGCTACAATGAAGTCATTTTAAAAAATATTTTGATTGGCGAAGTCTGGCTTTGTTCGGGACAATCGAATATGGAAATGTCGGCAAGCTGGGGAATTGACAATGGTGAAGAAGAGATGAAAAACGCCTCGAATTCTAATATTCGATTTTTTACCGTTCCGAAATTGACTGCAGAAAGTCCGCAGAATAATTTGCTTGGAAATTGGACTGAATCGACACCGGAAACTATGAAATATTTTAGTGCCATTGGTTATTTTTTTGCCAAACGCCTTCGCGAAGATTTAAAAAATGTTCCAATCGGATTAATTTCTTCCAATTGGGGCGGGACTCCAGCCGAAATATGGATGCCAGAAGATGTGGTTAATAATGATACACTTTTACTGGAAAATGCCAAAAAACTAAACGAACAAGAATACGGACCAAGACAGCCTGGACGCGCTTATAATGCAATGATTTATCCAATTGTCGGATTTAAGATTGCAGGAACGCTTTGGTATCAGGGAGAATCGAATGTAGGTTCTTTGGTTTATGATAAAACTTTAGGCGCCTTAATTACGTCATGGAGAAAAGAATGGAAAGATGATTTCCCTTTTTATTATGTTCAAATCGCGCCTTTTAAAACGGGAACAAACAACTTTTCAAATGTGACGGTTAGAGATTCTCAAAGAAAATTATTGAAAGAAGTTTCAAAAACCGGAATGGTCGTTATCAGCGATATTTCAGACACAATTGATATTCATCCCAAAAATAAAAAAGATGTTGGAATTCGTCTGGCCAAGTTGGCTTTGGCTGAAACCTATAAAGTCAATTCCAATTTGGTAAATGGACCACTTTTTAAAGACATTAAAATTGAGAAAAATAAAGTGGTAGTTTCTTTTGATTATGCTGATGGATTGTATTTTAAAGATAAAAAATCGAATCAATTTGAAGTCGCTGGAACAGATGGAGTTTTCTATCCAGCCGAAGCTTCGATTAAAAATAATGAAGTGATTTTGACAAGTAAAAAAGTTACAAGTCCAGCAAAAGTGAGGTTTGCATGGGGAAATACAATACAGTCAGATTTGTTTAATAAAGCGAATTTGCCTGCATCTTCTTTTACGTCAGAATTTTAG
- a CDS encoding response regulator transcription factor codes for MRNFKILYAEDDETLAFLTKDNLEQNNYEVIHCSDGKAALKTFEEEDFDICIFDIMMPKMDGFNLAEAIRKIDLDIPIIFLSAKTLKEDRIKGLRLGADDYLVKPFSIEELLLKIEIFLKRSQKNIPLVKTIYEVGKYQFDTKNFILFNNEEKVGLTQREAELLKLFLDHKNSVLKREQILTSLWGTDDYFMGRSLDVFISRLRKILANEEGISIENLHGIGFRFSIG; via the coding sequence ATGAGAAATTTCAAAATACTATATGCCGAAGATGACGAAACTCTTGCGTTTTTAACCAAAGACAACTTGGAGCAGAATAATTATGAAGTAATTCATTGTTCTGACGGAAAAGCGGCACTGAAAACTTTTGAAGAAGAAGATTTTGATATCTGCATTTTTGATATTATGATGCCGAAAATGGATGGTTTTAATCTGGCAGAAGCTATTAGAAAAATCGATCTTGATATTCCTATTATTTTTCTTTCGGCAAAAACTTTAAAAGAAGACAGAATTAAAGGATTACGTTTAGGAGCTGATGATTATCTCGTGAAACCTTTTAGCATAGAAGAATTACTTTTGAAAATTGAGATTTTTTTAAAACGTTCGCAGAAAAATATTCCGCTTGTAAAAACTATTTACGAAGTGGGAAAATATCAGTTTGACACTAAAAATTTTATTCTTTTTAATAATGAAGAAAAAGTAGGTCTTACCCAGCGTGAAGCCGAATTATTGAAACTTTTTCTAGATCATAAAAATTCAGTTTTAAAGCGTGAACAAATTTTAACTTCTTTGTGGGGAACGGACGATTATTTTATGGGCAGAAGCCTTGACGTTTTTATTTCGCGTCTTCGCAAAATATTAGCAAATGAAGAAGGCATTTCGATAGAAAACCTTCATGGCATTGGGTTTCGATTTTCTATTGGATAA
- a CDS encoding L,D-transpeptidase family protein: MKIWYSLFITVVLFTVFSCNSKADKREENSIKTVEKIPELKLTIDSTRVAAFYESYPKLAKFKSDVTSLYQKNKSTQLWQDNKGVVEFGNTLFNQYKNLDQEGLKANFPYSEQLNLVFDNNAAKKLSKEDTDLLLSNLYYYYAEKVYGGFDEKTVISLEWLLPRKKFNYQVLSDSIFKKSTILDDKKRKMFSQYYKLRDALKEYREIEKKGGWKTIETGEDFKSLKLGDSSNVIAQIRERLFVTKDLKEDTKSAVCDTVLIKAMKNYELRHGYAPKNTILAEHINDLNIPVSDRIKTIIANMERCRWIDPELEKGKKYIEVNIPEFKLYLIEDGKIAFTSPVVVGKAMTKTVIFSGMMNNIVFSPYWNVPPSIIAKEIKPGMAKDKNYLQKKNLEWNNGAVRQLPGKNNSLGLVKFLFPNSSNIYLHDTPSKSLFERESRAFSHGCVRVAKPRELAIELLKPDPSWNPARIDKAMHAGKESWYTLKKKVPVYIGYFTAWVDREGQLNFYKDIYQRDESLLKLLTEE, from the coding sequence ATGAAAATTTGGTATTCGCTTTTTATTACGGTTGTACTTTTTACTGTTTTTTCGTGTAACTCTAAAGCAGATAAAAGAGAAGAAAATTCGATTAAAACAGTTGAGAAAATTCCAGAATTGAAACTTACAATTGACAGTACTCGAGTTGCTGCATTTTATGAAAGTTATCCGAAACTTGCTAAATTTAAAAGTGATGTAACTTCTTTATATCAAAAAAATAAATCAACTCAATTGTGGCAGGATAACAAAGGAGTTGTAGAATTTGGTAATACTTTATTCAATCAATACAAAAACCTGGATCAAGAAGGATTAAAAGCGAATTTTCCATACAGCGAACAATTGAATCTGGTTTTTGATAATAATGCTGCCAAGAAATTATCAAAGGAAGATACTGATTTACTTCTTTCTAATCTTTATTACTATTATGCCGAAAAAGTATACGGAGGATTTGATGAAAAAACGGTTATTTCTTTAGAATGGCTTTTACCTCGTAAAAAGTTCAATTATCAAGTGCTTTCAGATTCGATCTTTAAAAAATCGACCATTTTAGACGATAAGAAAAGAAAGATGTTCAGCCAATATTATAAACTTCGTGATGCTCTAAAAGAATACAGAGAAATTGAGAAAAAAGGCGGCTGGAAAACCATTGAAACGGGAGAAGATTTTAAAAGTTTAAAATTAGGCGATTCTTCAAATGTTATAGCTCAAATTAGAGAAAGACTTTTTGTAACTAAAGATCTTAAAGAAGATACTAAAAGCGCGGTTTGTGATACGGTTTTAATAAAAGCCATGAAAAACTATGAACTGCGACACGGTTATGCGCCAAAAAACACCATTTTAGCAGAACATATAAACGATTTGAATATTCCAGTTTCTGACAGGATAAAAACCATAATCGCCAATATGGAACGCTGCAGATGGATTGACCCTGAATTGGAAAAAGGGAAAAAGTACATCGAAGTAAACATTCCTGAATTTAAATTGTATTTAATTGAGGATGGAAAAATTGCTTTTACTTCGCCTGTTGTTGTGGGTAAAGCGATGACAAAAACCGTAATTTTCAGCGGAATGATGAACAATATTGTTTTTAGTCCGTATTGGAATGTGCCGCCGAGTATTATTGCAAAAGAGATAAAACCAGGAATGGCGAAAGATAAAAACTATCTGCAAAAGAAAAATTTAGAATGGAATAATGGTGCCGTTCGCCAGCTTCCGGGAAAAAATAATTCTTTGGGATTGGTGAAGTTTTTGTTTCCAAATTCAAGTAATATTTATCTGCATGATACTCCTTCTAAAAGTTTGTTTGAAAGAGAAAGCAGAGCTTTTAGCCACGGCTGTGTGCGTGTGGCAAAACCTCGTGAATTGGCAATTGAATTGTTAAAACCAGATCCATCTTGGAATCCTGCCAGAATCGATAAAGCCATGCACGCCGGAAAAGAAAGCTGGTATACGCTTAAGAAAAAAGTTCCTGTTTATATTGGCTATTTTACAGCGTGGGTAGACCGCGAAGGGCAGTTGAATTTCTACAAAGATATTTATCAAAGAGATGAAAGTCTGCTGAAACTATTGACGGAAGAATAA
- a CDS encoding DUF1573 domain-containing protein codes for MKMIKISMLALALGLMSFSAIAPVQSLVSGTSTVEIAASTIVWKAETIDVGQIPQGTPKAIVYEFKNTGKTAVVITNVQGSCGCTATDYTKEPIQPGKSAKVTATYNAANKGAFTKTVTVTTSAETTPKILTLKGTVI; via the coding sequence ATGAAAATGATTAAAATTTCGATGTTAGCTTTAGCTTTAGGCCTAATGTCTTTTTCGGCAATTGCACCAGTTCAATCTTTAGTTTCAGGAACTTCAACTGTTGAAATAGCTGCTTCTACTATTGTTTGGAAAGCAGAAACAATTGACGTTGGACAAATTCCACAAGGAACTCCAAAAGCAATTGTTTACGAATTTAAAAATACAGGAAAAACAGCCGTTGTAATTACAAACGTGCAAGGATCTTGCGGTTGTACTGCAACAGATTATACAAAAGAGCCAATTCAGCCAGGTAAGTCGGCAAAAGTTACTGCAACTTACAATGCTGCAAACAAAGGCGCTTTTACAAAAACAGTTACTGTAACAACTAGTGCAGAAACAACACCAAAAATCCTTACTTTAAAAGGTACGGTTATCTAA